From Woronichinia naegeliana WA131, the proteins below share one genomic window:
- a CDS encoding iron-sulfur cluster assembly accessory protein has product MTQATETKRQGIQLSETALRHVLMLREQQGQDLCLRVGVRQGGCSGMSYLMDFEDPSKTTEHDEVFEYDGFKIVCDRKSLLYLYGLMLDYSNAMIGGGFQFTNPNANQTCGCGKSFGV; this is encoded by the coding sequence ATGACCCAAGCCACAGAAACCAAACGTCAAGGAATCCAACTGAGTGAAACTGCCCTGAGACACGTCCTGATGTTACGAGAACAACAGGGTCAAGACCTTTGTTTGCGGGTGGGAGTGCGTCAAGGTGGTTGTTCCGGTATGTCCTACTTGATGGATTTTGAAGACCCTAGCAAGACTACGGAACATGATGAAGTCTTTGAATACGATGGGTTTAAGATTGTTTGCGATCGCAAAAGTTTACTTTATCTCTACGGTCTGATGCTGGACTATAGCAACGCTATGATCGGCGGCGGTTTCCAGTTCACCAATCCCAATGCCAATCAAACCTGTGGCTGTGGAAAATCCTTTGGGGTTTAA
- a CDS encoding Uma2 family endonuclease — protein sequence MPVKIAIAQIHVAPGQRVRLENISWQEFEETLEDLGEHRHSHIAYYQGVLELRMPLPGHERTKVLISHLLVILLDELNLEWESLGSTTFKSPTMQAGIEPDDCFYIQNYQAMIGKQRLDLAVAPVPDLAIEVDLTSMTQISAYEALAIAEIWRYERGKLEISVLENGRYINVLTSKIFPSIPVIEGISEFVEKSEERPMSALGREFRQWLKDYCL from the coding sequence ATGCCAGTCAAAATTGCGATCGCCCAAATTCACGTTGCGCCTGGTCAGCGAGTCAGGCTGGAAAATATTAGCTGGCAAGAATTTGAAGAGACGTTAGAAGATTTAGGAGAGCATCGTCATTCCCATATCGCCTATTACCAAGGAGTTTTAGAGCTTCGGATGCCATTACCAGGACACGAACGAACAAAAGTTTTGATTTCTCACTTGTTAGTGATTTTATTGGATGAGTTAAATTTAGAGTGGGAATCCTTGGGATCAACTACCTTTAAAAGTCCAACAATGCAGGCCGGGATTGAACCTGATGATTGTTTTTATATTCAGAATTATCAGGCCATGATTGGGAAACAGCGACTGGATCTGGCCGTTGCTCCTGTCCCTGATTTGGCAATTGAAGTAGATTTAACATCAATGACGCAAATCAGTGCCTATGAAGCCTTGGCAATAGCTGAAATTTGGCGTTATGAAAGGGGCAAATTAGAGATTAGTGTCTTGGAAAACGGGCGATATATTAATGTTTTAACCAGTAAAATTTTTCCTTCTATACCTGTCATTGAGGGAATTTCTGAGTTTGTAGAAAAAAGTGAGGAGAGGCCGATGAGTGCCTTGGGACGGGAATTTCGCCAATGGCTAAAGGATTATTGTTTGTAA
- a CDS encoding HEAT repeat domain-containing protein, which yields MRNHDDLSLLEDHFDDPLEQLDADNLADSPPPDPEIMLSLLADPDASQRMLAARAFCELQDERSIPTLIQLLGDICPLVRVSTAYALGRNTHVDAVEPLIHLLATDWNGYVRKGVVWALGNCRDRRALQPLIHALKTDISAVRLWAASSLPPIASLAYEDVISTIPPIIEALRRDKMSAVRSNCAWAIGQLCRELPSNVVYATAIDALLEALVEDEDFGVKEDAKASLLRLGDPRGLQMIEDLELEGLI from the coding sequence ATGCGTAATCATGATGACCTAAGCCTCCTTGAGGATCACTTCGATGACCCGTTAGAGCAGCTTGATGCTGATAACCTGGCGGACTCTCCTCCCCCTGATCCAGAAATAATGTTGTCGCTTCTGGCCGATCCGGATGCGTCTCAACGGATGCTGGCTGCACGAGCTTTTTGTGAATTACAGGATGAGCGATCAATCCCTACTCTGATTCAACTATTGGGAGATATTTGCCCTCTAGTGCGAGTCAGTACAGCCTACGCTTTGGGCAGAAATACCCATGTAGATGCGGTGGAGCCTTTGATTCACCTTTTAGCAACGGATTGGAATGGCTATGTCCGCAAAGGTGTGGTTTGGGCCCTGGGGAATTGCCGCGATCGCCGGGCCTTACAACCCTTGATCCACGCCTTAAAAACAGATATTTCTGCGGTGCGTCTATGGGCGGCAAGTAGTTTACCCCCGATTGCCAGTTTGGCCTACGAAGATGTCATTTCAACCATTCCTCCTATTATTGAGGCTCTGCGTCGAGATAAGATGTCTGCGGTTCGGAGTAACTGTGCCTGGGCGATCGGCCAACTCTGCCGAGAATTACCGTCTAACGTCGTCTATGCAACGGCGATCGATGCTTTACTTGAGGCTTTGGTAGAGGATGAGGATTTTGGGGTAAAAGAAGATGCTAAGGCTTCCCTGTTGCGGTTAGGTGATCCGAGGGGATTACAAATGATTGAAGATTTGGAATTGGAAGGATTGATTTAA
- a CDS encoding UbiX family flavin prenyltransferase: MTKPLILGVSGASGLIYAVRTIKYLLEADYAIELVASKATYQVWQAEQAIRMPSEPEAQEEFWRSQSGVISQGKLHCHRWGDVGATIASGSFRTLGMIVIPCSMSTVAKLAAGLSSDLLERAADVQIKESRPLVIVPRETPFSVIHLRNLTTLAEAGVRIVPAIPAWYHHPQSIEDLVDFVVARTLDQLEIDCVPLQRWQGSSL; encoded by the coding sequence ATGACCAAACCGTTAATTTTGGGAGTCAGTGGAGCTTCTGGCTTGATCTATGCTGTTCGTACCATCAAATACTTATTGGAAGCCGATTACGCTATTGAATTAGTGGCATCCAAAGCAACCTATCAGGTTTGGCAAGCTGAACAAGCGATCCGAATGCCCTCTGAACCCGAAGCTCAGGAAGAATTTTGGCGATCGCAGTCTGGTGTGATCAGTCAGGGAAAATTGCATTGTCACCGTTGGGGAGATGTGGGAGCAACCATTGCCAGTGGTTCTTTTCGTACCTTGGGAATGATTGTCATTCCTTGCAGTATGAGTACGGTGGCCAAACTGGCAGCCGGTTTAAGTTCGGATTTATTGGAAAGAGCGGCAGATGTGCAAATCAAGGAAAGCCGTCCTCTGGTGATTGTGCCCCGTGAAACCCCTTTTAGTGTTATCCATTTACGGAATTTAACGACCTTAGCGGAGGCAGGCGTGAGGATTGTTCCCGCTATTCCGGCCTGGTATCATCATCCCCAATCCATAGAAGATTTAGTAGATTTTGTTGTGGCTAGGACTCTGGATCAATTAGAGATTGATTGTGTTCCTCTTCAACGTTGGCAAGGATCATCATTGTGA
- a CDS encoding PIN domain-containing protein translates to MKAILADTTPLYGAIDTSDQFHARAQAEIQRIATEKLIVVVSFPVYIEAYSLTLYRLGFEQATRFSQNCLESANLLNPTEEQYLKAIKKVQQFPDQTITIVDALTAILADELNIPVWTYDYHFDVMKISVWR, encoded by the coding sequence TTGAAAGCCATTCTTGCCGATACCACACCCCTCTATGGAGCCATAGATACTAGCGATCAATTTCATGCTAGAGCACAAGCAGAAATTCAACGTATTGCCACAGAAAAATTAATTGTTGTTGTTTCTTTTCCTGTTTATATTGAAGCCTATAGCCTAACTTTATATCGCTTAGGATTTGAACAAGCAACTCGTTTTAGCCAAAATTGCTTAGAGTCTGCTAATCTACTCAACCCCACAGAAGAACAATATTTAAAAGCCATTAAAAAAGTTCAACAATTTCCCGATCAAACCATTACCATTGTTGATGCTCTTACTGCTATCTTAGCCGATGAATTAAATATACCTGTCTGGACTTATGACTATCATTTTGACGTAATGAAAATCTCTGTATGGCGATAA